CTCTCCGTCGACCCCGCCAACCGCGAGGTCGTCCTCAGTGAGCCCGGCGCCGTCCCGAAGGCCCTCGGCGAGGTCGACGTGGTCTTCCCGATGCTGCATGGCCCGTACGGCGAGGACGGCACCCTCCAGGGCCTCCTGGAGCTCTCCGGCGTCCCCTACGTCGGCGCGGGCGTCCTTGCCTCCGCCGTCGGCCAGGACAAGGAGTACATGAAGCGGGTCTTCATCTCCTTCGGCCTCCCGGTCGGCCCGTACGTGGTGATCCGCCCCCGCGAGTGGGAGCAGAACCAGGCCGCCGCCCGCAAGAAGATCGTCGAGTTCGCCGCCGACCACGGCTGGCCGCTCTTCGTGAAGCCGGCCCGTGGCGGCTCCTCCATGGGCATCACCAAGGTCGACGACCTCTCGGGCCTGGACGAGGCCATCGAGGAGGCCCGCCGCCACGACCCCAAGATCCTCGTCGAGTCGCTGCTGCGCGGCCGCGAGATCGAGTGCGGCGTCCTGGAGTTCGAGGACGGCCCGCGGGCCAGTGTCCCGGCCGAGATCCCGCCGGTCACGGACCACGACTTCTACGACTTCGAGGCCAAGTACATCGACTCGGCCTCCGGCATCGTGCCCGCCCCGATCGGGGACGAGGCCACCGCCGAGATCCAGCGCCTGGCCGTCGCCGCCTACGAGGCGGTCTCCTGCGAGGGCCTGGTGCGCGCCGACTTCTTCCTCACGGAGGACGGCGACTTCGTCATCAACGAGATCAACACGATGCCCGGCTTCACGCCGATCTCCATGTACCCGCGCATGTGGCAGGAGAGCGGCGTCAGCTACCCCGAGCTCGTCGACCGGCTCATCCAGGCCGCGCTGACCCGCTCCACGGGCCTGCGCTGACCCGACGGCACTCCGGAAGACCGTGCCGCCGCCTCTCAGAGGCTGGGCGGCACGGTCTTCCGTACGGGAGTGGCGAGATCCGCGAGCGGTGTGGCGTCGTGCGTGTACCGCTCGTCCATCTGCACCTCGACGTACGTCTTGCGGTACACCGAGGTGAAACGGGGCCCGCCGCCCTCCGGCCGCTCCAGCATCCAGTTCACGCCGTTCGCCTCGACGGCCTGCGCGTTCGGATCGCTCATCTTTTCGGGCCGGGGCACCCCGCAGCGCAGTACGATCGCACCGTCACCCCAGCCGGCGGTCAACTCGGAGCCGGGCTCCGGGTCACTCCGCTCCAGCCCCGCCACGGTGTCGGGAAGCTCCTTCGCCAGGTCCTGGCAGAGGGCCGCCTCCGCCGCCGGGGGCCGGGGAACCGCGACGGACGCCCCGGCGTCCGACGAGGAACAACCGGTGGCGGCCAGCAGCAGGACGGTCGCCGCGACGGCGGCGGGCAGGCCGAAGGGCCGGTGGGATGACATCACCGGCCAAGCGTAGACGGGGGCTACAGATGAACGACCGGGCAGGTGAGGGTGCGCGTGATGCCGTCCACTTGCTGGACCTTGGCGACCACCATGCGGCCCAAATCATCGACCGTGTCGGCCTGCGCGCGCACGATCACGTCGTACGGACCGGTCACATCTTCGGCCTGGAGCACCCCCGGGATCTTGGAGATGGTCTCGGCGACGGTCGACGCCTTGCCCACCTCGGTCTGGATGAGGATGTACGCCTGAACCACGGAACCTCCAGGGCGACCACGAGGATCTTGTGGGAGAAAGAGACGCCACGGTACCGCGTCGCCGCGGGCCGCGGGGAGACCTGCGTGTCCCGGGGCGCTCGCGTTGTGGTGTACGCACGACAGAAGTTGACGGTCTACTTGACGGTACCCAGCATGGTGACGGCCCGCGACCCGCGGCGCGCCCAGACGCGCCCCCGCCCGCCGGCCGGCACGAAGACACGAGGTGAGGCGCGGTGAAGGGCACAGTCGGAGAGCTGGGCGAGTTCGGGCTCATCAGAGAGCTCACGTCCCGGCTCACCTCCACCCCGGCGGTACGGATCGGGCCCGGCGACGACGCCGCGGTCGTCTCCGCCCCCGACCGGCGCGTGGTGGCCAGCACGGACATCCTCCTCGAAGGACGTCACTTCCGCCGCGACTGGTCGACGGCGTACGACGTCGGCCGCAAGGCCGCCGCGCAGAACCTCGCCGACATCGCCGCCATGGGCGCGGTCCCCACCGCGCTCCTCCTCGGCCTCGTCGTCCCCGCCGAACTTCCCGCCACCTGGCCCGTCGAACTCATGGACGGGCTGCGCGACGAATGTCAGGTCGCTGGCGCCGCGGTGGTCGGCGGCGACGTCGTCCGCGGCGACACCATCACCATCGCCATCACCGCCCTCGGCGACCTGCGCAACCACGACCCGGTGACCCGGGGCGGGGCCCAGCCCGGCGACGTCGTCGCCTACACCGGCTGGCTCGGCTGGTCCGCCGCCGGCTACGCGGTCCTCTCCCGCGGCTTCCGCTCCCCCCGCGCCTTCGTCGAGGCCCACCGCAGGCCCGAGCCGCCGTACCACGCGGGCCCCGCGGCCGCGGGACTCGGCGCCACCGCCATGTGCGACGTCAGCGACGGCCTCATCGCCGACCTCGGCCACATCGCCGAGGCCAGCAAGGTCCGCATCGACCTGCACTCCGGGCTCATCGACATCCCCACCCAGATGAACGACATCGGCCAGGCCGTCGGCGTCGACCCCATGCAGTGGGTGCTCACCGGGGGAGAGGACCACGCCATCGTGGCCACCTTCCCGCCGGACGTGAAGCTCCCCGCCCGCTGGAAGGTCATCGGCGAGGTCCTCAACCCCTCGGCGCTGCCGCAGGTCACCGTGGACGGCGCCCCCTGGCACAGCGCGGGCGGCTGGGACCACTTCGGGGAGACGGAGTGACGGCTCGGCCCCCGCTCGTGCTCACCGTCGCCGGATCCGACTCCGGCGGCGGCGCCGGCATCCAGGCCGACCTGAAGACCATGCTCGCCCTCGGCGTCCACGGCATGAGCGTGCTCACCGCCGTCACCGCGCAGAACTCGCGGGGCGTCCAGGGCGCCTGGGAGCTGCCGGCGGAAGCCGTACGCGCCCAGTACCGGGCCGTCGTCGACGACATCGGCGTGCAGGCCGTGAAGACCGGCATGCTGGCCTCCGCCGACCTCGTCGAGACCGTGGCCGAGCTGCTCGCCGGGACGGCGGCACCGGTGGTCGTGGACCCGGTCGGGGTCTCCAAGCACGGGGACGCGCTGCTCGCGGCCTCCGCGCTCGACTCCGTTCGTACGAGACTGCTGCCGGTCGCGACCGTCGCCACGCCCAACCTGGACGAGGTGGCGCAGCTCACAGGCGTGCACGTCGTGCACGAGAGCGACATGAGGTCGGCGGCGGAGGCGATCCTCTCGTACGGGCCGCGCTGGGCCCTGATCAAGGGCGGGCACCTGCCGACGGGCCAGGAGGCCGTGGACCTGCTCACGGACGGCACGGAGGAGCACTGGCTGCGCGCGCCCCGGCACGACAACCGGCACACCCACGGCACGGGCTGCACGCTCGCCTCGGCGGTGGCCGCGGGGCTCGCCGGGGGCCTGCCGGTGCCGGAGGCGGTGCGACGGGCCAAGGAGTACGTGACCGGGGCCATCGCCGCAGGATTCGCCCTGGGCTCGGGCATAGGCCCGGTCGACCACGGCTGGAAGTTCAGGAAGTAACCACTTCGGGAGCCGCCCGCTCACAGAGCGTGACCGTGCCAGGGCAAGGCAAGAGGCCGGTTCACCTAGGTGAACCGGCCTCTCAAGGCAACCGCAGGGGCTGCGCTACGACGAAACGTCGCAATTAGCGCGAGACCTTGCCGGCCTTGATGCACGAGGTGCAGACGTTGAGCCGCTTCGGCGTCCGACCGACCACGGCACGCACGCGCTGGATGTTCGGGTTCCAGCGACGGGACGTACGGCGGTGCGAGTGCGAAATGTTGTTGCCGAAGCCCGGCCCCTTGCCGCAGACGTCGCAGTTGGCAGCCACGGGTCACTCCAAAGACTTCAGAATTACAGTGAAATCCGGCGCACCGGAATCAGGAGTCTGAAGTGGCTTGCCGGGGGATGGCCCGGTGTGAACCGGGCAACCGAAGCAGCATACAACGCCTGCTTCGGTGGAACGAAACTACCATGGTCTGCGCCGACCTCGCCCCCGGCCCAGGCCACTGGGGGTCCCCCCTGCTCGAGCGAAGCCGAGAGCTTGGGGGAAGGACACCCCGGGTCTACCCTGCGGTGAGCTCACCGCCGAAGGAGGCCCCCTGTTGTCGCGAGCCCTTCAGCCTTTCGAGGAGCTCGTCGAGCTCGACGCCGAAGCGCTCCGGACCTGGTCCGCGCGGGCGCTTGACGCCCTCGGGCGGGAGCGCGAGGAGATCGACGCGATCAACGTCTACCCGGTCGCGGACGGGGACACCGGCACCAACCTGTACCTGACGGCGGAAGCCGCCCACCAGGCCGTCGAGGCCGTCTTCGCGGCCGCCGAACCCGACGCCGGCGAGACCGTACGGGCCATGGCGCACGGCGCCCTGCTCGGCGCCCGCGGCAACTCCGGGACGATCCTCGCCCAGCTGCTGCGCGGCATGGCGGGCGTGCTCGCCGACGGACGTGACGGTGATCACCTCGCCCGCGCCCTCGCCGAGGCCGCCACCGCGGCCCGCCTCGCCGTCGCCCATCCCGTCGAGGGCACGATCCTCACGGTGGCCTCCGCCGCCGCGCGGGCCTGCACGGGGGGCGGCGGGCTCGCGGAGGTGGCGGAAGACGCCTACGAGGGGGCCAGGGAGGCCCTGGCGACCACCCGGGGGCAACTGGACGTCCTCACCCGCGCCGGAGTCGTGGACGCCGGCGGACGGGGCCTGGTGGCCGTCCTCGGGGCCCTCGTGGAGACCGTCACCGGACGGACACCGCCCGGCCCGGAGACACCGCCGCACGGCGTGGTCGTACCCGCGGGCCCCCTCGCACCCGAGGAGTGCGGCACCCAGGACGGACCCGCCTACGAGGTGATCTACCTCCTGGAGGCCGAGGACGCGTCCGTGGAGCTGCTGCGGGCCCGGCTCGACACGCTGGGGGAGTCCCTCGTCGTCGTCGGCGGTGACGGGCTGTGGAACGTCCACGTGCACGTCGACGACGCGGGCGCCGCCGTCGAGGCCGGCGTCGAGGCCGGACGGCCGCACCGGATCCGTATCACCCACTTCGCGAGCACCGTGCCGGCCGCGGCCGACGGCCCCGGGGAACGGGCCCAGCGCGCCGTCGTCGCCGTCGTCCCCGGCGAGGGCCTGGCCGGGCTCTGCGCCGAGGCCGGCGCCACCACCGTCCAGACCCGGCCCGGCGAACCGCCCGCCGGAGACGAACTCGTCGACGCCATCCGGCGGGCGCACGCACGCGAGGTCGTCCTCCTGCCCAACGACACCGAGCTGCGCCAGACGGCCGCGGCGGCCGCCGAACGGGCCAGGGCGGAGGGCATCCGTGTCGCCCTCATCCCGACCCGGGCCGCCGTCCAGGGCATCGCCGCCCTCGCCGTCCACGAACCGGACCGCAGCTTCGACGAGGACGTCGTCGCCATGACGGCCGCCGCCGGCGCCACCCGCTACGCCGAACTCGCCGTCGCCGAACGCCAGTCCTTCACCTCGGCCGGTGTCTGCCAGGCCGGCGACGTCCTCGGCCTCATCGAGGGCGACGTCGCGGTCATCGGCCAGGACCTCACCGACACCGCCCGCACCGTCCTGGACCGCATGCTCTCGGCGGGCGGCGAACTCGTCACCCTGATCGTCTCCGACGACACCCCGCCCGACCTCGCCGCCGCCCTGGAGAGCCACGTCCGCCGCGGCTACCTGGCCGTCGACACCACCACGTACCACGCGGGAGAGGGCGCGCCGCCGCTGCTCATCGGAGTGGAATGACCCGACTGTCGGTGCCGTGGTGTGCAATGGAACGCGTGCCCGTGCTCGACGAACCACTCAAGAAGTCCCTCGGCCCCGCCACCGCCAAGGTCATGGCCGAGGCACTCGACCTGCACACGGTCGGTGACCTGCTCCACCACTACCCCCGCCGGTACGCCGAGCGCGGGGAGCTGACGACGCTCTCCGACCTGCCGCTCGACGAGCACGTCACGGTGGTCGCCCAGGTCGCCGACGCCCGCGTGCTCACCTTCAACGGCTCCAAGGGACGCGGCCAGCGCCTCGAAGTGACCATCACGGACGGCAGCGGCCGCCTCCAACTGGTCTTCTTCGGCAAGGGCGTGCACAAGCCGCACAAGGACCTGCTGCCCGGCACCCGTGCGATGTTCTCCGGCAAGGTCTCGCTCTTCAACCGGCGCCTCCAGCTCGCCCACCCCGCGTACGAACTCCTCCGCGGCGATGGCGAGGAGGCCGTGGACACCTGGGCCGGAGCCCTCATCCCGATCTACCCGGCCACCACCAAACTGGAGTCCTGGAAGATCGCCAAGGCGGTCGACGCCGTGCTGCCGAGCGCCGCCGACGCCGTCGACCCCCTGCCGCCCGCCCTGCGAGAGGGCCGCGGCCTCGCCGAGCTCCCCGACGCCCTGCGGAAGATCCACCGCCCCCGTACGAAGGCGGACGTCGCCGACGCCCGCGACCGGCTCAAGTGGGACGAGGCCTTCGTCCTCCAGGTCGCCCTCGCCCGCCGCCGGCACGCCGACACCCAGCTTCCCGCCGTCGCCCGGCGCCCCGTGCCCGGCGCCATCCTCGACGCCTTCGACGCCAAGCTCCCCTTCACCCTCACCGACGGCCAGCAGAAGGTCTCCCGCGAGATCTTCGACGACCTCGCCACCGAACACCCCATGCACCGGCTCCTCCAGGGAGAAGTCGGTTCGGGCAAGACGATGGTGGCCCTGCGCGCCATGCTCGCCGTCGTCGACTCCGGGGGACAGGCCGCGATGCTCGCCCCCACCGAGGTCCTCGCCCAGCAGCACCACCGCTCGGTCACCGAGATGATGGGCGAGCTCGCCGAGGGCGGGATGCTCGGCGGCGCCGAGCGCGCCACCAAGGTCGTCCTGCTCACCGGCTCCATGGGCATGGCCGCCCGCCGACAGGCCCTCCTCGACCTCGTCACCGGCGAGGCCGGGATCGTCATCGGCACGCACGCGCTGATCGAGGACAAGGTCCAGTTCCACGACCTCGGCCTGGTCGTCGTCGACGAGCAGCACCGCTTCGGCGTCGAGCAGCGCGACGCCCTGCGCGGCAAGGGGAAGCAGCCGCCTCACCTCCTGGTGATGACCGCCACCCCCATCCCGCGCACCGTCGCCATGACCGTCTTCGGTGACCTGGAGACCTCCGTCCTCGACCAGCTCCCGGCCGGCCGCTCCCCGATCGCCACCCACGTCGTCCCCGCCGCCGACAAACCGCACTTCCTCGCGCGGGCCTGGGAGCGCGTGCGCGAGGAGGTCGAGAACGGCCACCAGGCGTACGTGGTCTGCCCCCGCATCGGCGACGAGGAGGACCAGAAGAAGAAGTCCAAGGCCTCCGCCGAGGACGAGGCCGAGAAGCGTCCGCCGCTCGCCGTCCTGGAGGTCGCGGAGAAGCTCCGTACGGGCCCCCTCGCGGGCCTGCGGATCGCCGTCCTGCACGGGCGCATGCACCCCGACGACAAGGACGACGTCATGCGCCGCTACGCCGCCGGCGAGCTCGACGTCCTCGTCGCCACCACCGTCATCGAGGTCGGCGTCAACGTGCCCAACGCCACGGCCATGGTGATCATGGACGCCGACCGGTTCGGCGTCTCCCAGCTCCACCAGCTCCGCGGCCGCGTCGGCCGAGGCTCCGCCCCCGGGCTCTGCCTCCTCGTCTCCGAGATGCCCGAGGCGAGCCCCGCCCGGCAGCGCCTCGCCGCCGTCGCCGCCACCCTCGACGGCTTCGAGCTCTCCCGTATCGACCTCGAACAGCGCCGCGAGGGCGACGTCCTCGGCCAGGCCCAGTCCGGCGTCCGCTCCTCCCTGAAGATGCTCACCGTCATCGACGACGAGGAGGTCATCGCCGCCGCCCGCGAGGAGGCCACCACCCTGGTCCTCGCCGACCCGGACCTCACCGCCCACCCCGGCCTGCGCACCGCCCTCGAAGCCCTGCTCGACAAGGACCGGGAGGAGTACCTGGAGAAGGGCTGACCCCAGGGCGACGGCAACCGCCATAAGCTGATGCGTACGCACTGGCTCATGGAGAACGAGGACACCGATGACCCGCGTGATCGCCGGCACCGCCGGCGGACGCCGACTGGCCGTGCCCCCCGGCACCGGCACCCGCCCCACCTCCGACCGGGCGCGCGAGGGCCTCTTCTCCACCTGGGAGGCATTCCTCGGCACCCTCGACGGGACCCGGGTCGCCGACCTGTACGCGGGTTCCGGCGCCGTCGGCCTCGAAGCGCTCTCCCGGGGCGCGGTCCACGCGCTCCTCGTCGAGGCCGAGCCCCGCGCCGCGAAGACGATCCGCGAGAACATCACGTCGCTCGGCCTGCCGGGCGCCGAACTCCGCACCGGCAAGGCGGAACAGATCGTGACGGGACCGGCCCCGGCCGACCCGTACGACCTGGTCTTCCTCGACCCTCCGTACGCCGTCGCGGACGACGATCTTCGCGAGATCCTGCTCACACTCCGCTCGGAGGGCTGGCTCACGGGCGATGCTCTCGTCACCGTGGAGCGCAGCACCAGAGGCGGGGAGTTCGACTGGCCGGCCGGTTTCGAGCCACTGCGGGCCCGTCGTTACGGCGAGGGAACGTTTTGGTACGGTCGCGCCGCCTCTACGTGCGAAGACGCACGATGACCGGACCGGAGAGCGAGGGACCCACGTTGCGCCGCGCCGTATGTCCGGGGTCATTCGACCCCATCACCAACGGACATCTCGACATCATCGCCCGCGCCTCCAAGCTGTACGACGTCGTACATGTCGCGGTGATGATCAACCAGTCCAAGAAGGGGCTGTTCACGGTCGAGGAGCGGATCGACCTGATCCGCGAGGTCACCGCCGGCTTCGGCAACGTCGAGGTGGAGGCCTTCCACGGGCTGCTCGTCGACTTCTGCAAGCAGCGCGACATCCCCGCGATCGTCAAGGGCCTGCGCGCGGTCAGCGACTTCGACTACGAGTTGCAGATGGCGCAGATGAACATCGGCCTCTCGGGCGTGGAGACCCTCTTCGTCCCCACCAACCCGACGTACAGCTTCCTCTCCTCCTCGCTGGTCAAGGAGGTGGCGGCCTGGGGCGGCGACGTCTCGCACCTGGTCCCGCCGCAGGTCCTCGGCCGGCTGACCGAGCGCCTCGCGCAGAAGTGACACCCGGCCACCTCCACTGACGCTCCGTCACCTGGTGTCGGACGGGAGCCGACTGCCCTTACAGTCGTCCCGTCCGTCTCCATCCAGCTGTAGAGAGTGGCGAGCACCCGGTGGACGTGCAGAAGAAGCTCGACGAGATCGTCGCGACCGTGCAGGGCGCCCGTTCCATGCCCATGTCGGCATCCTGTGTGGTCAACCGGGCCGAGCTGCTCGCCCTGCTCGAAGAGGTACGGGACGCCCTGCCCGGCTCCCTCGCCCAGGCCCAGGAGCTGATCGGCGGCCGTGAGCAGCTGGTCGAGCAGGCCCGCCAGGAGGCCGACCGGATCATCGAGGCCGCCCACGCCGAGCGCGGTTCGATCGTCTCCGACACCCAGGTCGCCCGGGAGTCGCAGGGCGAGGCGGACCGGATCCTCGCCGAGGCCCGCCGCGAGGCCGAGGAGGTCCGGGCCGAGGCCGACGACTACGTCGACTCCAAGCTCGCCAACTTCGAGGTGGTCCTCAACAAGACCATCGGCTCCGTCGACCGGGGCCGCGAGAAGCTCCTCGGCCGCGGCCCGGGCCTCGACCCGAACGGGTACGCGGACGAGGACGCCCCCGAGTACAGCGCGGACCCGCAGACCCTGATCAGCCGGGCCGACGAGTACGTGGACGCCAAGCTCGGCGCCTTCGAGGCGGTGCTCAGCAAGACCCTGGAGGCCGTCGGACGCGGCCGGCAGAAGCTGCACGGCCGGATCGCCACCGACGACCTCGGCGAGCACATGGCCGCCCAGGACGGCCTCGGCGGCACGGTGCACACCAGCGACGCCGACTACCTCGCCGGGCTCGCGGAGCTCGCCGACCCCCAGCCGGCCCCGATCGCCGCGCAGGCCCCCGCGCAGATCCCGGCCCAGCAGCAGCCCGACCCGTACGGGTACCAGCAGCAGCCTCAGCAGCCGCAGCAGGACCCGGCGTACGGCTACCAGCAGCAGCCGGACCCGTACGGGTACCAGCAGCAGCCCGACCCGTACGCGTACCAGGGTCAGTACGGCTACGAGCAGCAGCACGTGTACCAGCCGCAGGCCCCGCAGCAGGCGCCGTCCGCCGCGCTCGACGAGACCAGTTTCTTCGACACGAGCATGATCGACCTGGAGCAGTTGCGCCGGTACGAACAGGGGCAGTAATGGGGCCCGGGCCCCGGATTGGGCCCTGAGCGAAGAGTCACGTATCCTGGCTCTTCGATCGCGCGTATTCCGCGATCCGTGCTGCCCACGTCTGGCAGCCCCCACACGATTCGAAAGCGGGAAGAGCCCTGAGCACGCGCCTTGACCACCGCAACCCCCTCGTGTTCGACACGCACGAGCTGGGGCGGCGTCCTGGCGCCCTCCAGAGGATCTCGCGCACGGTCGAGGCCCCCACGGCCCTCGGCGTCGAAGGGGTCATCGGAGTGCCCGAGGGCGCTTCCGTGGAAATCGATCTCCGTCTTGAGTCGGTCATGGAAGGGGTGCTTGTCACAGGCACCGCCCGTGCATCGGCCGAGGGGGAGTGCGTAAGGTGTCTGGAGCCCGTCGAGCTGGAGCTCGACGTGGACTTCCAGGAGATGTTCTCGTACCCCGACTCCGACGACCGGGGCCGCTCCAAGGCGGCCGCGGACGACGAAGCCGAGGAAGACGAGAGCATGACCCCCCTCGAGGACGGCATGTTCGACCTCGAACCTTTGCTGCTTGATGCGGTGGTGCTCGCACTGCCGATGCAGCCGGTGTGCCGGGAAGACTGTGCGGGTCTGTGCTCCGAGTGTGGAGCCGACCTGAACGAGAACCCTGGCCACCACCATGATGCCGTCGACGCCCGTTGGGCGGCATTGCAGGGACTCGCCGGTTCGCTGGGAACCGATGAGAAGGACAACATGAGCGGCAAAGCCTCTGACGGGGACGTCCGAAGCGCCGCCGAGAAGCAGGAGAAGTAGCCGTGGCTGTTCCGAAGCGGAAGATGTCGCGCAGCAACACGCGCCACCGCCGGTCGCAGTGGAAGGCTGCGGTCCCCACCCTGGTTTCGTGTGAGCGTTGCCAGGAGCCGAAGCTGCAGCACATCGCGTGCCCGAGCTGCGGCACCTACAACAAGCGCCAGGTCCTCTCGGTCTGATTGGGCTGGTGAGAGGCGCAATGTCTGAGTCCCGCAAGACGGACGACAAGACGGACCATGCCTCGTCCCACACGCTTCTGGAAGGGCGGCTCGGCTATCGGCTCGAGTCCGCCCTTCTGGTGCGTGCACTGACCCACCGTTCGTTCGCGTACGAGAACGGCGGTCTGCCCACCAACGAGCGGCTGGAGTTCCTCGGGGACTCCGTGCTGGGCCTGGTGGTCACGGACACGCTGTACCGCACCCACCCCGACCTGCCCGAAGGCCAGCTGGCCAAGTTGCGGGCCGCGGTGGTCAACTCACGTGCACTTGCGGAGGTCAGTCGCGGCCTCGAACTCGGCTCCTTCATCCGGCTCGGCCGGGGCGAAGAGGGCACGGGTGGCCGGGACAAGGCGTCCATCCTCGCCGACACCCTTGAAGCGGTGATCGGCGCGGTCTATCTCGACCAGGGCCTCGACGCGGCGTCCGAGCTGGTTCACCGGCTCTTCGACCCGCTGATCGAGAAGTCCTCGAACCTCGGTGCCGGCCTGGACTGGAAGACCAGTCTCCAGGAGCTCACCGCGGCCGAGGGCCTGGGTGTGCCCGAGTACCTCGTCTCCGAAGAGGGCCCGGACCACGAGAAGGTCTTCACTGCTGCCGCCCGCGTCGGTGGTGTCTCGTACGGCACCGGCACCGGCCGCAGCAAGAAGGAAGCGGAACAGCAGGCGGCGGAGTCCGCGTGGCGTGCGATTCGCGCGGCCGCGGACGAGCGCGTGGCGGCGGCCAAGGCCGCTGCCGAAGCCGGCACGGGAGAGGTCGCCGACCCCTCTCCGTCCACTC
Above is a genomic segment from Streptomyces sp. NBC_00094 containing:
- a CDS encoding cell division initiation protein, with the protein product MDVQKKLDEIVATVQGARSMPMSASCVVNRAELLALLEEVRDALPGSLAQAQELIGGREQLVEQARQEADRIIEAAHAERGSIVSDTQVARESQGEADRILAEARREAEEVRAEADDYVDSKLANFEVVLNKTIGSVDRGREKLLGRGPGLDPNGYADEDAPEYSADPQTLISRADEYVDAKLGAFEAVLSKTLEAVGRGRQKLHGRIATDDLGEHMAAQDGLGGTVHTSDADYLAGLAELADPQPAPIAAQAPAQIPAQQQPDPYGYQQQPQQPQQDPAYGYQQQPDPYGYQQQPDPYAYQGQYGYEQQHVYQPQAPQQAPSAALDETSFFDTSMIDLEQLRRYEQGQ
- a CDS encoding DUF177 domain-containing protein, with protein sequence MSTRLDHRNPLVFDTHELGRRPGALQRISRTVEAPTALGVEGVIGVPEGASVEIDLRLESVMEGVLVTGTARASAEGECVRCLEPVELELDVDFQEMFSYPDSDDRGRSKAAADDEAEEDESMTPLEDGMFDLEPLLLDAVVLALPMQPVCREDCAGLCSECGADLNENPGHHHDAVDARWAALQGLAGSLGTDEKDNMSGKASDGDVRSAAEKQEK
- the rpmF gene encoding 50S ribosomal protein L32, coding for MAVPKRKMSRSNTRHRRSQWKAAVPTLVSCERCQEPKLQHIACPSCGTYNKRQVLSV
- the rnc gene encoding ribonuclease III — translated: MSESRKTDDKTDHASSHTLLEGRLGYRLESALLVRALTHRSFAYENGGLPTNERLEFLGDSVLGLVVTDTLYRTHPDLPEGQLAKLRAAVVNSRALAEVSRGLELGSFIRLGRGEEGTGGRDKASILADTLEAVIGAVYLDQGLDAASELVHRLFDPLIEKSSNLGAGLDWKTSLQELTAAEGLGVPEYLVSEEGPDHEKVFTAAARVGGVSYGTGTGRSKKEAEQQAAESAWRAIRAAADERVAAAKAAAEAGTGEVADPSPSTHGAKA